TAGGTGACACATCATAAATTAGGTGATAGTTTAGAGTATTgttttgtaatttatatatataaaaaaaatactatcattatttgCTAAAGCACAACTAACGTAAAAAGATAGAGTAGCAAGTACATCAGCCGAATTCTGGTATCACAAAGAACTTCATGGTTCCATTTATGCAATCAAAGCCATTGCGCTCACCGCAAGCAAAGTAGTGAGGCTGCGATGTTTTCAGCACAAACTGAAAGCCCTCCCCAGCTCCTTGTGTCGTATTTCCCGCAATTTTGGCATTTTTCAGGTCACATTTAATGAAGCTCTGGAGGTTTGGTAGCAAGTAAACACTGTGAGGAAATGTTTTTGGAGTCGGGGGATCATATTTGAAAACTGCAATTaacccaaacaaaataaattcacaCATTTTTCATGTTCCTTAAGGATCCAAATTGATAATTTATGATTACATAGAGTGGAGATGAAGTTCAAACTTAGAACAAGTAGCAATGGCAAAGTATGCTCACCTAGAGTGTCGTTTAGGTAGAAAGGGCCA
This portion of the Castanea sativa cultivar Marrone di Chiusa Pesio chromosome 7, ASM4071231v1 genome encodes:
- the LOC142644332 gene encoding uncharacterized protein LOC142644332, with amino-acid sequence MGFTIAQGLMLMLLTASTMAVSTANRGWQFGNRLYRGPYHPNNEQTSKKIIVGGSNHWSFGFNYTDWAFKHGPFYLNDTLVFKYDPPTPKTFPHSVYLLPNLQSFIKCDLKNAKIAGNTTQGAGEGFQFVLKTSQPHYFACGERNGFDCINGTMKFFVIPEFG